Proteins encoded within one genomic window of Brassica rapa cultivar Chiifu-401-42 chromosome A09, CAAS_Brap_v3.01, whole genome shotgun sequence:
- the LOC103843378 gene encoding superoxide dismutase [Cu-Zn]: MAKGVAVLNSSEGVKGTIFFTQEGDGATTVTGTVSGLKPGPHGFHVHALGDTTNGCMSTGPHFNPDGKTHGAPEDANRHAGDLGNIIVGDDGTATFTITDSQIPLTGPNSIVGRAVVVHAERDDLGKGGHELSLSTGNAGGRVACGIIGLQG; this comes from the exons ATGGCCAAGGGAGTTGCAGTTTTGAACAGCAGTGAGGGTGTTAAGGGGACTATCTTCTTCACCCAGGAAGGAGATG GTGCCACAACTGTGACTGGAACTGTTTCTGGTCTTAAACCTGGTCCCCATGGTTTCCATGTCCATGCTCTTGGTGACACCACCAACGGTTGCATGTCTACCG GTCCACATTTCAACCCTGATGGTAAAACCCACGGTGCACCCGAGGATGCTAATCGTCATGCTGGAGATCTAGGAAACATCATTGTTGGGGATGATg GAACTGCCACCTTCACAATCACTGACAGCCAG ATTCCTCTTACTGGACCAAACTCTATTGTAGGAAGGGCTGTTGTTGTCCATGCAGAACGTGATGACCTTGGAAAGG GAGGCCATGAACTCAGCTTGTCTACTGGAAATGCAGGAGGCCGTGTTGCTTGTG GTATTATTGGTCTTCAGGGCTAA